In Bacteroidota bacterium, a single genomic region encodes these proteins:
- the sufC gene encoding Fe-S cluster assembly ATPase SufC, whose translation MLSIKNLQAKVEGKQILNGINLEVKAGEVHAIMGPNGSGKSTLAAVLAGRSEYEVTGGEVIFKGNNLLEMDPEIRAREGVFLAFQYPVEIPGVSNINFLKTAINSIREHKGLAAIEAKEFLKTVKERQKLVELDGKLANRSVNEGFSGGEKKRNEIFQMAMLEPSLAILDETDSGLDIDALRIVANGVNKLKTNENATIVVTHYQRLLDYIIPDFVHVLYKGKIVKSGGKELALELEEKGYDWIKEELGEIANA comes from the coding sequence ATGTTATCAATTAAGAATTTACAAGCGAAAGTAGAGGGTAAGCAAATATTAAACGGAATAAACTTGGAAGTGAAAGCCGGTGAAGTGCATGCCATTATGGGCCCAAACGGTTCCGGCAAAAGCACCTTGGCAGCAGTATTGGCAGGGCGTTCCGAATATGAAGTAACCGGAGGTGAAGTTATTTTTAAAGGCAACAATTTATTGGAAATGGATCCTGAGATAAGGGCTAGAGAAGGCGTTTTTCTTGCCTTTCAGTATCCTGTTGAAATTCCGGGAGTGAGCAATATTAATTTTTTAAAAACTGCCATTAATTCCATTCGCGAGCACAAAGGCCTTGCTGCTATTGAAGCAAAAGAGTTTTTAAAAACGGTAAAAGAAAGACAAAAATTGGTTGAACTGGATGGAAAATTAGCAAATCGCAGCGTGAACGAAGGGTTTAGCGGTGGTGAAAAAAAACGCAACGAAATTTTTCAAATGGCCATGTTAGAGCCGAGTTTGGCTATTTTAGATGAAACGGATAGCGGTTTGGATATTGATGCCTTGCGCATTGTAGCAAATGGAGTAAACAAACTGAAAACAAATGAAAACGCGACCATTGTTGTAACCCATTACCAGCGCTTACTCGATTATATAATTCCTGATTTTGTGCATGTATTATACAAAGGAAAAATTGTGAAATCGGGAGGCAAAGAATTAGCGCTCGAGTTGGAGGAGAAGGGATATGACTGGATTAAAGAAGAACTAGGAGAAATTGCAAATGCATAA
- a CDS encoding DUF59 domain-containing protein, with product MGAIINTENKELADKVIDTLKTIYDPEIPVDIWELGLIYEVNINAENEVLVKMTLTSPSCPVAETLPPETEQKIAEVEGVRKSKVEITFEPPWEKSMMSEVAQLELGFM from the coding sequence ATGGGAGCAATAATAAATACCGAAAACAAAGAACTTGCCGATAAGGTAATCGACACTTTAAAAACCATTTATGATCCTGAAATTCCGGTGGATATTTGGGAGCTTGGTTTGATTTATGAAGTGAATATTAATGCTGAAAATGAGGTGTTGGTAAAAATGACACTCACCTCTCCATCATGCCCGGTAGCAGAAACACTTCCTCCCGAAACAGAACAAAAAATTGCAGAAGTGGAAGGCGTGCGCAAATCAAAAGTTGAAATCACTTTTGAACCACCTTGGGAAAAAAGCATGATGAGCGAAGTAGCACAGTTAGAGTTAGGATTTATGTAA
- a CDS encoding iron-sulfur cluster assembly accessory protein: MITVSENAKQHALTLMKNENRPEGTFIRVGVEGGGCSGLSYKLEFDNQKREGDQIFEDKGIQITVDKKSFLYLIGTELDYTGGLNGKGFVFNNPNASRTCGCGESFSV; this comes from the coding sequence ATGATAACAGTATCAGAAAATGCAAAACAACATGCATTAACATTAATGAAAAATGAAAACCGTCCCGAAGGAACATTTATTCGTGTAGGTGTGGAAGGCGGCGGTTGCTCCGGATTGTCATACAAATTAGAATTCGACAACCAAAAACGCGAAGGTGACCAGATTTTTGAGGATAAAGGAATTCAAATTACAGTCGATAAAAAAAGTTTCTTGTACTTGATAGGAACCGAATTGGACTATACCGGCGGTTTAAACGGAAAAGGATTTGTGTTTAATAATCCAAATGCCAGCAGAACCTGCGGATGTGGTGAAAGTTTTAGTGTTTAA
- a CDS encoding DUF2480 family protein — MDITNKVSTSALVTIDLEEFYPAGERVLLDIKDQLYQGLMLREKEFREFIKTSDWSTYQNKYVAIHCSADAIIPTWAFMLVASALEPFAKNYVFGNLEQLETVLYHDLLSKLDLKPYKDARIVIKGCGKLPVPTAAYVEMMRLLRPIAKSIMYGEPCSTVPLYKQVK; from the coding sequence ATGGATATCACCAATAAAGTTAGCACAAGCGCTTTAGTAACAATAGATCTGGAGGAATTTTATCCGGCCGGAGAACGTGTTTTGTTAGATATAAAAGATCAACTTTACCAAGGTTTGATGTTGCGCGAAAAAGAGTTCAGAGAATTCATAAAAACTAGCGATTGGAGCACTTACCAAAATAAATACGTAGCCATACATTGCAGCGCCGATGCCATTATTCCCACTTGGGCTTTTATGCTGGTGGCAAGCGCGCTGGAGCCATTTGCAAAAAATTATGTGTTCGGAAATTTGGAGCAATTGGAAACAGTTTTGTATCATGACCTTTTGTCGAAACTCGATCTCAAGCCATATAAAGATGCCAGAATTGTAATAAAAGGATGTGGGAAATTACCGGTACCAACGGCTGCCTATGTTGAAATGATGCGCTTGCTGCGTCCGATTGCCAAGAGCATCATGTATGGTGAACCATGCTCTACCGTTCCGCTTTATAAGCAAGTAAAATAA
- a CDS encoding SufE family protein, protein MSIEETEQEIIEEFELFEEDWEGKYEHLIELGKSLPLIDAKYKTPDKLIKGCQSQVWLHSENLDNKIEYTADSDAIITKGLVALMIRVLGGHTAAEIVAAKLDFIDKIGLKEHLSPTRSNGLLSMVKQMKLDALALNKQ, encoded by the coding sequence ATGAGTATTGAGGAAACGGAACAGGAAATAATTGAAGAGTTTGAGTTGTTTGAGGAGGATTGGGAAGGTAAATACGAGCATCTAATTGAGTTGGGTAAATCCTTGCCATTGATTGATGCGAAATACAAAACACCCGATAAATTAATAAAGGGTTGTCAATCACAAGTGTGGTTACACAGCGAAAATTTGGATAATAAAATTGAATACACTGCAGATAGTGACGCCATAATAACAAAGGGTTTAGTAGCACTAATGATTCGGGTTTTAGGTGGACATACTGCAGCAGAAATTGTGGCGGCAAAATTAGATTTTATTGATAAGATTGGATTAAAAGAGCACCTCTCCCCTACTCGAAGCAATGGCTTACTGAGTATGGTGAAACAAATGAAATTAGATGCCTTGGCATTGAATAAACAATAA
- the sufB gene encoding Fe-S cluster assembly protein SufB has product MANELFEEISQSEYKYGFVTDIEADNAPKGLSEDIVRFISKKKNEPEFMLEYRLKAFRHWQKMKEPTWAHVHYPEINFQEIIYYSAPKQKVSLNSLDEVDPEILKTFEKLGISLEEQKRLSGVAVDFVMDSVSVKTSFKEKLAELGIIFCSFGEAVQEHPELIKKYMGTVVPYTDNFYAALNSAVFTDGSFCYIPKGVRCPMELSTYFRINSAGTGQFERTLIVADEDAYVSYLEGCTAPMRDENQLHAAVVEIISHRNAEVKYSTVQNWYPGDKNGKGGIYNFVTKRGICLDTNSKISWTQVETGSAITWKYPSVILKGDNSVGEFYSVAVTNNFQQADTGTKMIHLGKNSRSTIISKGISCGKSNNSYRGLVRIAKGADKARNFSQCDSLLMGDKCGAHTFPYIEINNKTAIVEHEATTSKVGEDQIFYCKQRGIDTEKAIGLIVNGYCKDVFNQLPMEFAVEAQKLLSVSLEGSVG; this is encoded by the coding sequence ATGGCAAACGAACTATTTGAGGAAATTTCGCAAAGTGAGTACAAGTATGGCTTTGTGACAGATATAGAGGCCGACAATGCGCCCAAGGGTTTGAGCGAAGACATTGTTCGTTTTATCTCTAAAAAGAAAAATGAGCCGGAATTTATGTTGGAATACCGATTAAAGGCATTTCGACACTGGCAAAAAATGAAAGAGCCCACCTGGGCGCATGTGCATTATCCTGAAATTAATTTTCAAGAAATTATTTATTATTCAGCACCCAAGCAAAAAGTAAGCTTAAATAGTTTGGATGAAGTAGACCCCGAAATTCTTAAAACATTCGAAAAGCTTGGAATCTCGCTCGAAGAACAAAAAAGATTAAGCGGAGTGGCGGTGGATTTTGTAATGGATAGTGTTTCAGTTAAGACATCGTTTAAAGAAAAATTAGCGGAGTTGGGAATTATCTTTTGTTCTTTTGGTGAAGCCGTGCAAGAGCATCCCGAGCTGATTAAAAAATACATGGGAACGGTTGTGCCCTATACCGACAATTTTTACGCAGCACTTAATTCAGCTGTGTTTACCGATGGTTCATTTTGCTACATTCCCAAAGGGGTGCGTTGTCCGATGGAGCTTTCCACTTATTTTAGAATTAATTCTGCCGGAACTGGTCAGTTCGAAAGAACCTTGATTGTTGCTGATGAGGATGCTTATGTGAGTTACCTCGAAGGTTGCACCGCTCCTATGCGCGACGAAAATCAATTGCATGCAGCGGTTGTTGAAATCATATCGCACCGCAATGCAGAGGTGAAATATAGCACCGTTCAAAACTGGTATCCCGGCGATAAAAACGGGAAAGGTGGTATTTATAATTTTGTTACAAAACGTGGAATTTGCCTCGATACCAATTCAAAAATATCCTGGACACAGGTAGAAACCGGCTCAGCAATAACTTGGAAATACCCAAGTGTTATATTAAAAGGAGATAATTCGGTAGGAGAATTTTATTCGGTTGCCGTAACCAATAACTTTCAGCAAGCGGATACCGGAACAAAAATGATTCATCTGGGAAAAAATTCAAGAAGTACGATTATCAGCAAAGGTATTTCGTGTGGCAAGAGCAACAACAGTTACAGAGGCTTAGTTCGAATTGCTAAAGGTGCAGATAAAGCACGTAATTTTTCCCAATGCGATAGTTTACTGATGGGCGATAAATGTGGTGCGCATACTTTTCCCTATATCGAAATCAATAACAAAACCGCAATCGTAGAGCACGAAGCAACCACCTCGAAAGTGGGCGAAGACCAAATTTTTTATTGCAAGCAACGTGGAATTGACACAGAAAAAGCAATTGGATTAATTGTGAATGGGTATTGTAAAGATGTGTTTAATCAATTGCCCATGGAGTTTGCAGTAGAAGCACAAAAATTATTAAGTGTGAGTTTAGAAGGCAGTGTTGGATAA
- a CDS encoding cysteine desulfurase produces the protein MSKTLEQTIPVFDVSRIRKDFPLLDVKVHGKPLVYLDNGATAQKPQQVIDAITTYYAAQNANVHRGVHTLSQEATVLYDAARNCVQKQLNAASAHEIIFTKGTTDGINLLAATFENNFIRSGDEVIISEMEHHSNIVPWQILCEKVGAELKVIPINDAGELIQDAYQTLFTPKTKLVAITHVSNTLGSINPVKEMIAFAHERGALVCLDGAQAVPHMKVDVQDLDCDFYVYSAHKLFGPTGMGVLYGKEKWLTKLPPYQSGGGMIKTVSFQKTEYADLPHKFEAGTPHIEGAIGLAAAIQYVEELGYANIQKHEHELLVYATEKLSAINAVRIIGTAAHKAAVVSFVVEGTHPFDVGTLLDKMGIAVRTGHHCNQPLMQRFGIPGTVRASFAFYNSIEEVDALVEGVKKAIKMLL, from the coding sequence ATGTCTAAAACACTAGAGCAAACCATTCCGGTTTTTGATGTTTCCCGCATTCGTAAGGATTTTCCTTTGCTGGATGTTAAGGTACATGGAAAACCATTAGTGTATTTAGACAATGGCGCAACTGCTCAAAAACCGCAACAGGTAATTGATGCAATTACAACCTATTATGCTGCTCAAAATGCAAACGTGCACCGTGGTGTGCATACCCTGAGTCAGGAAGCAACTGTACTGTACGATGCGGCTCGAAATTGCGTTCAAAAACAGTTAAATGCTGCCTCGGCCCATGAAATTATATTTACCAAAGGCACTACCGACGGCATAAATTTATTGGCTGCCACTTTTGAAAATAATTTTATTCGCTCCGGTGATGAAGTAATCATTTCAGAAATGGAGCATCACTCCAATATTGTTCCTTGGCAAATCTTGTGTGAAAAAGTTGGGGCTGAACTTAAGGTGATTCCCATAAACGATGCCGGTGAACTAATTCAAGATGCTTATCAAACACTTTTTACTCCAAAAACCAAATTGGTTGCAATCACGCATGTTTCCAATACTTTGGGTTCTATAAACCCGGTGAAAGAAATGATTGCGTTTGCGCATGAACGTGGTGCTTTAGTTTGTTTAGATGGCGCACAAGCAGTTCCACACATGAAGGTGGATGTGCAAGACTTGGATTGCGATTTTTATGTTTACAGCGCGCACAAATTATTTGGACCCACAGGAATGGGTGTATTGTATGGAAAAGAAAAATGGTTAACGAAATTGCCTCCTTATCAAAGCGGCGGTGGAATGATAAAAACGGTTTCCTTTCAAAAAACCGAATATGCCGATTTACCCCACAAGTTTGAAGCAGGAACACCGCATATTGAGGGTGCCATTGGTTTAGCAGCGGCAATTCAGTATGTGGAGGAACTTGGATACGCAAATATTCAAAAACACGAACACGAATTGCTTGTATATGCAACTGAAAAACTGAGCGCAATTAATGCTGTTCGAATTATTGGAACCGCAGCGCATAAAGCAGCTGTTGTTTCATTTGTGGTAGAAGGCACACATCCATTTGATGTGGGCACCTTGCTCGATAAAATGGGAATTGCAGTGCGCACCGGACACCATTGCAATCAACCCTTGATGCAACGATTTGGGATACCCGGAACAGTGCGTGCTTCATTTGCTTTTTACAATTCAATAGAAGAAGTGGATGCATTAGTGGAGGGAGTTAAAAAAGCTATTAAAATGTTGTTATGA
- the sufD gene encoding Fe-S cluster assembly protein SufD: MIPTLTTASLTNTISAAFENHLAKMPANSAIRNKRVLAMEHFLKLGIPDKKNEEYKYSNAKSFLNDSFKLEAVGKVNLPTKRFKKLIPLKNAHVIVLINGIFSAEHSQLIPTDSSIFISNLAAIYASQKDVIETHFANYADSSTDAFIALNTALAKDGAYIRIAQNTTVNEPVHIINLISSTENYLANTRNLIIVEKGAKVDILETFVSLDSNCNEKLFTNHLSELIIEENAQVGYCRIQAEEKNASQVNTTQVIQLKGSLFNTYTYSLSGEFLRNNLNIVLDAENCETHLYGLYLPRHKEHFDNHTLVDHRKPNCFSNELYKGIMSDASTAVFNGKIFVRPDAQKTNAFQSNKNMLLGNDASINTKPQLEIYADDVKCSHGTSTGRMDEEAMFYLRSRGIGEESAKNLLMHAFAEEVVNAIQFEPLRTYIESLIVNRFA, translated from the coding sequence ATGATACCCACATTGACAACAGCAAGTTTAACCAATACTATTAGCGCTGCTTTTGAAAATCATTTGGCAAAAATGCCTGCAAACTCTGCCATTCGCAACAAACGCGTGCTGGCGATGGAGCATTTTTTGAAGCTTGGAATACCGGATAAAAAGAACGAAGAATACAAATACTCGAATGCAAAATCATTTTTAAATGATAGTTTTAAATTAGAAGCGGTAGGAAAAGTAAACCTTCCCACCAAACGATTCAAAAAGCTTATTCCCTTAAAAAATGCCCATGTTATTGTGTTAATTAACGGCATTTTTTCAGCCGAACATTCTCAACTCATTCCAACCGACAGCAGTATTTTTATCAGCAATTTAGCCGCTATTTATGCTTCGCAAAAAGATGTAATCGAAACCCATTTTGCAAATTATGCCGATTCTTCCACTGATGCTTTTATTGCGCTCAACACTGCATTGGCAAAGGATGGAGCTTATATTCGAATTGCGCAAAATACAACTGTAAATGAACCGGTACACATCATTAATTTAATTTCAAGTACTGAGAACTACCTCGCGAATACACGCAATTTGATTATAGTTGAAAAAGGGGCAAAGGTGGATATTCTCGAAACCTTTGTGAGTTTAGATTCAAATTGCAATGAAAAATTATTTACCAATCACCTGAGTGAACTCATCATCGAAGAAAATGCCCAAGTCGGTTATTGCCGCATTCAGGCAGAAGAAAAAAATGCTTCACAAGTTAATACTACCCAAGTAATTCAGCTAAAAGGCAGTTTATTTAATACGTATACCTATTCCCTTAGCGGAGAATTCCTGCGCAACAACCTCAACATTGTTTTGGATGCTGAAAATTGCGAAACACACCTTTACGGCTTGTATTTACCGCGCCACAAGGAGCATTTCGACAACCATACTTTAGTGGACCACCGTAAGCCAAACTGCTTCAGCAATGAGTTGTATAAAGGAATTATGAGCGATGCATCAACTGCGGTTTTCAATGGAAAAATTTTTGTTCGTCCGGATGCGCAAAAAACAAATGCATTTCAATCCAATAAAAATATGTTATTGGGCAACGATGCCAGCATCAACACAAAACCTCAGCTCGAAATTTATGCCGATGATGTAAAATGCAGTCATGGCACCAGCACCGGCCGGATGGATGAAGAAGCCATGTTTTACCTTCGCTCACGTGGAATTGGTGAAGAAAGTGCAAAAAATTTGCTGATGCACGCTTTCGCGGAAGAAGTAGTAAATGCCATTCAGTTTGAGCCTTTAAGAACCTATATTGAATCTTTGATTGTTAACCGATTTGCATAA